Below is a genomic region from Hevea brasiliensis isolate MT/VB/25A 57/8 chromosome 3, ASM3005281v1, whole genome shotgun sequence.
ttctttcttttgatCTCAAAAAATTTGTATTTTTTGGGAAGTTCTTGTATGTTTGAAAGTAGTCATATATGTACAACTTTGAACAGGGAGGGTTAATTGCCCAATCAAAGAAGACCGCACTGTTTGAGGAAACGTTATTGTGGCTTGGAAAGTTAAATTTGCTTTATATGTTTAATGACTTATTAATTTCGATTAACGTTTTTGTTTGTTGCTCTCAGTTGAAATGACTGAACCATCCagtttatttgactgacttagttttatttatatttcccTCCAAATACTTCTGTCTGCCTGAAAACTCAGAAGGGGATTCAAGAATAACCATTCAAGGAGCTAAATAGTTGCTTTAAATTTGTATCTTGTTTGGTTCCCTCACGGACGTGCCTTGTCTACAAGTTTCCTATTGTCTAGTCATTGACGATTCCAACCATACATCCCATATTAAATTTGTAAAATTTATAGCAACATCCAACTGAATCAACATATCTGGTGGCAACTAAATCTTATTTGCTGAAGGGAGCTAAGAGTGATAATTCATATACCAAAACCCATAACGATAATTAATTATTGGTTCCTTATTTTAGCACACAGAGGATTCATTATTTATGATTACAGAATCTGCTTCTTTGTCTTGAGCGGTTTTTCATACGGTTGTGGTCTCATTGGTGCTCATTGGCACGTTGGAGGTTTTTGTTGGATCACCAGCACAGAGCGTGCCATGCCATTGTGCGATGAAGCTAAAATATCTCCTATGAGGCCTAATTCTGGATGCTCTGCCTGATTGTCTGCTAATTTTGCTACCGAAACTTCCCTTCCTACAATGAAAAGATCAAATGCTCTACTTTGCCCTATATTAAGCACTTCCTCACTTACATTGTTAACATCCTTCTCCACATACTTGACTGATCCATTGCACTTTCTTCTCAACTCTTCTACAGCAACTTCGTCCATTTCCTGCATAAATTAAAACCTTGTATTTCAATTTCAAACCTGGTATGTAGTAAAATAGAAGACTAGATTGAATCTACCTTGTCTCTAAAATTATTCGATGAGTTCCTACTTTCCAACCGAGCTTGCACCTGGAATCTTATTAGAGTCACAGTAATAGCTGGGTGTTCAGCCATCCTGGCACCCACCTCCAGAGCTTTCCGATCATCTGGACCACCCAAGAACAAAATGCAAACCCTTCTGTATATTGTTGTAGCAGTTCCTACCTCCTGATCCGTGCCATCGTATGCCTCCTGATCCGTGCCACTGAATCCACAATCCACAAGTATGGCGACTGAGCATGGTGAGTTCTTAAGGACATTCTGGTTGACCTCTCTCCATTTAAGTCCCACATCCTCGTCCTCTTCCCCTTCTCTCCATTGCTTGTGGAAGGGCAAGATAATCATGGCTACCCTTTTATCTTCAGCCACGTGGCAAATATCCTCATGCATCGTCGATAATGCTGAGATGGATGTGGAGTGACGAATCGTGAGTGGAGTAGCATGACCATATGCCTCAAATGCAGCTTCTATTTGATCTTTGGAGGTTCCTGGAGAGAAGCGGTTGATGAAAGGAAAACCATTCTTTCGAGTGCGTTGAACCATCATGATGGAGGATGAGCGATCCGTAAGTTCGACAAGGTGCATAACATAGAGCTTGAGAGGGGATGTTTTTGCACTTGTGGTCGAGTCGATGAGATTAATAAGTGCTGGTACATTTTGAGGTCCCTGGATACAGGCCAGGATTCGAGTCATACCATGTGAATTTTCATCACTTGGTGATTGCCTCTCTGCTTGGCAAGCACGACGTGAAGGTTTGTATATTGCCATGACTGTTGGAGTTGTCATTAAGCTGGTAAAGATTGCCATCAGCACTAGAATAGCAAACATCTCGTCATTCAGAATCTGTTCATGTTCAATATATAAAATCAATCAATAGgaatcaattttttttcttaacgctatattttttatgagaaaattagagtttttatctttattttttattttttttacaatttGCTTCCACTAAAATTTGAATCAAAGACTTCACAGCCCTATTGATAACTCAAGTACGTACCACTGAACTCAAACTTATCGATTGAGTAAATTGgagtattttaatttatatatatatatatatatatatatgtatgtctaTTATGATTTTTCTTACTTAAATCCAATCCATCATCAATTTAAGAGAGTGTCTCTAAATATAGGTTGATTTGTTTATTTATAACAATTTTTAGATTTATAAATTAGAAATTATAAGTCAAAAAAATAAGCTGGGGACCTAACTTTTCATTTTGGTGCTTATAAGTTAAAATTAGTTTGacaaaaaatattttactatattattttatttatttttaaaaattttatcataaatctcatttaatatactttttagtaattttaataataaatgcacttataagttattttttctATCAAACACATTAATCGCTTATCAGTCATTTATAAATACTTTAACCAAACACATAACTacctaaaattttaaatgctaTAAACCCAAATTAGCTTATAAGTCTTATGTGCTTATAAGctgatttttataaattaaatcaaattcccTTTAAGATACACAAGTGACCCAACTATTAAAGGTTTGTAACTAAATGTCCCTTTGCAATTAAAGTTTCTATTAAACATAATTCAAAATCAAACTTTTGTGCCAAAAATGAAAATATATCTGTAAAATTATAACTTTTTATTACATTAATTCATACTTCATATTGTATCATAAATGATATGCAGGATAAGAGATATTTTTTGGTTGGGATTTTAATTAAGTTggaggattaaaaaaaaaagaaaaaagaaaaaagttatTCTTTCAAACTCTGCTTTTGCTTTTTCATTAAAATTGAGGTGACAAAAGAGATGACAATTTCTGTAATGAGATTAAACTTGCACTCaattaaaataattcaaatttaatAATCAATAAAATTGAGGGTTACTTTGACAATTTATATGACCAACTTGAAAATATtccatttaaatttaaatcaatcaacttgaattttatttaaaaactataactatatatatatatatatgtatatattcaaTTAACTTTTGTAAAAAATTAACCTGAAAATATTCATAATTCATAAATTGACACGAAATCTTTTTTATATTATCACttgataaataatttaaattaattgataatagttaaaattccttcttatcttttaattttttaatgcaATATTTAAGTGCAAAAATTTATTTAATCtcttatttccttttcttttttctcctaTCATATGAATTGGAATAGAGTTATTTTTGTTTACCAAATTTATAGTgaacaaaaacataaaaaaaaaaagaaaaaaaattgattccatatataaaattaatggaTGCCACATATATAATATCTTTTGATATGTCCTAAAAAATATTCCCCAAAaactttcctttcctttcctttccttatTCAACTAAAGCCTCCATGCGAAGGTGGTACAAATCCACATGATAGAATATAGATTCTAGGTTTGCAagggaaaaaattatttaaatttgatttatcaTTTACTCAAGAAAtatgtataatttatttattttatacatatataaataggTTTTGTCACGCATATTGTATTATGTATTCAGAATTTGTAAGAGCATGAATAATCAATAGGATAGATTATTATTTGGTCTTTTCGATTGATATTATAATTTGGTTTctatattttagaaattaaatgatTTCATTCTTTACTTGTACTTCTGTCAAAATCAGAAGTCTTTACTTTTAAAATTACCGTTAGTTTAAATGAAAAGACAAATATACCATTTATTcaatgaaaaatttattatttggttCATGGATTTTGTCCAGTATTATAATTTAGTATctatattttagaaattgaatGTTTTAGTCCCTGTATTTGATAATTGCTgaaattattagaattttttttttcatattagctttgttcttattaaatttttttcttgaatTCATTTTATAGAACATAAAGAATTAatttatttgataaaaattaactttaattGAACAAAAAATATAAATGAGAGACTAAATCGTTTAATTTCCAAATATGAACACTAAATTGTGACATCGATCAAAACCTAGAGGCCAAATAGTAAATTTTTCCTAACTAAATAAAAGatatatttttcttttcacttaaACTAATGGTAATgttagacaaaaaaaaattatgattttgatggaagTATAAGTGAGACAAAATCTTTCAATTTCCAAAATaaaaggactaaattataatatcgattaaaatttaagaatcaaATACTAAATTTCTCCAATTTCCCCAATTGAACTAAAGTGGGATGCAGATAGCACTTGGCCTCTCCACCATGATTGATTCCATTGAATGAAAATAATGCTTTGTGCTCCTCTAAAGAATGTCTACAAAAGAATTAAGCCTCAAGAAATGACTAGAGATGCTGCATATTACTTAGTGCCTTAGAGATGCACCAACtccaaattatattttttatttatcctAGTTTTGCTCCATTGGCTTAGCATAAAGAACaattattaatcaattaaaccacTTATTGATGTTGATCTGCAATACATATACGTTATAATTTTAATGGGTAATGGTTTAACAAATTCTCAGCTTTCTTCCCCTCTTTTTAATAGAATATATATTAACTTAAAAAGAAGTGGATCTTACTTGAGGCTTGAGAATTACTAAATGAATGATATTATATAGAagttttctttattattattattttagagaGGGAGCAAAGCTAAAGAAAGACTATAAACAAAGCCTAGAATAAGAACTCCACTAAATGGGTGATATTATATAAAAGTTTTCTTTCATTAATAAAGTTTAAAATGCTTTTTAATATTTACATTTTGTACAAATTACTGTTTAATGgctcttattttttaaaaattgaaattttacaaaaatttaaattaattgatttctttttattaattctcaagtataaaataaagagtttaattctttttaatttaaaaaagaatattttaaaagaaatataaataaaacataattgtgtgagaattcaattaaattttttttcttacaaatgatttattttaaatgAGGCCTTAAGATGAAAAATTCTACGGTGAGTCAGAAGCACATAAATTTAATGTTCTTTTACTCACTTAAAAATGAGTCCTTCATGAAATAAGGAGAGTGAACTCTACTTTCAAGTGAATAAGGGAGTATGTGCACCGAGTATAATAAATAATTCATtgttaaatattatttatcaGTAATATTTTCATtcgttataaatatattttatattttttaatttaaaaaagaaaaaaaaactattCAATTATTGTatgtttaaaatataaatatataaatgatttattttatatatacatTCTATCATATGTAATCGTATCTCTATGAAAGAATTTTCAAAAGAATGAACACTTTTTCCCTTGATAAAGATGGCCCACCAGAGATATGGATTAGGCTAAACTAAAGATTACCAAGATTTGAACTTTTGAGGCCAAGAATTATAAAGTAATTGCTCAAGAATGATAATCTTTTTTGTTGGTATCATCAACTaatactgatttttttttttttgaaagctaATATTGATTTGATGACGCACAATTATCATGTATTGATAGACGTGGCATGGACTCGTTTGCTTGTCATTTGAgtgttttttatttatttattcaagtctaataatttcaagttattgattactttttagttattttaagcataatttaatttaatttataggttattttaaattaaaatattaattttgaaaaaaaaatttattcttgtaatttttcaaattaaagtttttttaagaaattaaaatttattagtaagtcaatataaataaattaatttaaaattaaattatataaattcttAAATATGTGAATGTAAATCCGCTATTATATTATCTCTTGAATCTACAGTGATGGAATCTAAATCTAAATAAGAACTTTTCAAGAGGGCGGATGTATTTTATAATTTGCTTGCAAAACATGCAAGCTGTTGGACAAGCTAAAACAAGCAAAAACTTCATTTAAGTGCAATAAAAGAGGGAAGCAAAGACTAGAACTCACCTTCTTCTCCTTGCCAATATTTAGAACTATGAGCTCTACCAATCCTTTTGTGTTCATCAACACTCCGAGAGCCAAAGATTCCCTCGCTGGAATCATACACAGCATAGCCACCACAAAGGTCCCCAGAATCTTTCCTGCACATGCCGTCGACACAACCAGCACTAGCACTCCCCAAGCCTCAACCCCTCGGATTTTAGTCACGTCTGTCTTTAACCCACTTGAAGCAAAGTAAAGTGGAAGAAGCAAACCAGAAACGAAATCTTCGATCCTTATAAGCAATCTCCTAGCAAATTCCCCTTCTTTAGGAATCGTTAAACCAAAGACAAAAGCACCGAAAATTGCATGGATCCCGATAAGGTCACTCATAAACCCGGATAGCATTACCCCGGCTAGGGTTACACATATGCATGCTTCGTCAAGAAAATCTTGCGGCTGGGAGCATTTCTTGGCAACCCAATTCATCATGGGTCTGACAAAAACCAGCATGAAAGCAACAAAAGCAACTCCAGAAATCAGAACCCATAATGATATTAATGGGCTCCTAGAGTCCCCGGTGGAACCATTTCCGGCGAGTGCTACCGCTAGAGCCAACAAGATCCATGCGGCCACGTCATTGAATGCGGCAGCAGCCATTGCTGTCTGTCCCACTTGGGTTGTTAACAGTTTGAGTTCAGCAAGAATGCGGGCAAGAACAGGAAAAGCAGTAATCGAGAGAGCAACTCCCATGAACAAAAGATACTGGCCATAACCGACCTTGTCCTCTCCATGTACTGCTTTGCGTAGAAAGAAGGATAAAGCAATTCCAAACAGGAAAGGGAGGGAGATACCGGCAATTGCTATTCCAAATGCTCTTTTGCCGCTCTGTCGAATTGAGCTAAAATCAAGTTCGAGACCTACAAGAAAAAGATAGAAAAGAAGGCCAATGCTAGCCACAGATTCGAGTATGGGAGTGCTCCATGAAGGGAACACTAATCGAAACAAGTGCTTGTTTCGGCCAAGAGCAGAAGGTCCAAGCAAAATTCCACCCTAAAGtccaagaaaaaaagaagttatCATCAAGAtattatggaaaaaaaaaatcagaaaaaaaTGACGAAATTAACATACTATTATTTCAGCAATGACTCTGGGTTGTCGGAGGGGCTTGAGAAGGAAGGCGAGGAAGCGAGTGCTGAAGAGCACTAGGGTTGTTTGAAGTATTAATAGCGGAAAGGCATGGTTTAGAGGATTATCTCCTTGCCAGGCTCCATCAGATGAGGTTTTGATGGAAGTTAAGTTAAGCTGCATGCTTGGTCGATGATCAAACGCAAGAAACTTCCTTCTTAATTGTGGTGAAATTTAGGATCAACAAGCATGGTTTTATAAAGGTGAGACAGTGGTGGTCTTTTTCCAAGTTTCTTGGTTTACAGtagtattataataattataggaAGTGTACATGAATAAATATATGgagtaattaaaatatataaaaaattttataactcaCTAATTAAATTGAGATATGTcccaaacaaattaaaaaataaaaaacatgaTGTAAGAGTGATAACAAAAAAAAAACGTGCGAAGGAATATTGGTAAgtgagttgattttttttttttaaaataatctcTCCATGGAAAAATTGGAGTAtaaagttattgattaaaaaaattatataattaatagaaCATGGCAATGGAAAACATgagtttaaaaatatatttaattattaaattattaactcaATAATAAGTGCACTTATTTTTAGTGTCCTCTCCATGCCTTTCTCTTTAAAAAAAGGGGAAAATAATATAGTGCCTCAAGAGGTGAATTGgtgattgatgaaaattaatttgggacataattaatattatttcggATGAATGATTTGATTCTTGTTTTGAGAAAAAGTGTTAAGATATGATTCAAAATTTTAGTGTGATTTGAAAAACATATTTATGTTCTTTAACTTTTtaataaagagataaatttaCTTAAAAAGTTGAGGATTATTTTAATgtaatttaagatttttttttatttaagtatTACTAGCTATATAATTATTTCTAAAAaatcagttttttttttaaatatcaaacAACAgaaatgagtaaaaaaaaaagtCTACTGGCATTGTGattaaactaaataaaataaagcttattaattaaaaaaaaaaagaatttatcatgttttgataattttatcaatttctttcaattttagcagaattggtcaaatttataaaaattgttaaaattttatcaaattttccttaattgaatttggaactccattattcaacttgtttaaaattatcattaaaaaTGTAATATTACCATATTTATTAACTCTTCTATAATTTcattttgattttattatttataatatattttgcgTTCATAATCAACAAATCTAGATAATAATTTCCTTATTGATAGATTGTGGATAATAAGTTCTCGAACATATGATGAGGAATGAATAACCAACAACGCCACTTGAACTAAAGTGGGAATACAAACTACTTGGTATCCCCACCAGGATTGGATCCATTATTTGCTGAAAAAAATGCCTTGTGCGCCACTAAAGAAAGCATATAAAGGAATTAAGCCTCAAGAAAATGACCCTAGAAGCTGCATTACTGAGTGCCTTAGAGATTCTCCAActtcaaattatatttttatatttatcctAGTTTTGCTCCCACGGCATTAACAGATTATAAAGAACAATCATTAATCAATTAAGCCACTTATTGATGTTAACCTGCAATACACATACGTTGTAATTTTAATGGCTAATGGTTTAAAAAATTATCAACTTTCCTCCTCTCTTTTCAAtggaatattaaattaaaaaacttcaTTTACGTTCAGTAAACTGTAAAAGAGTGAAGCAAAGGCTAAAATTCACCTTCTTCTCCTTGCCAATATTTAGAACAATGAGCTTTACAAATCCTTTTGTATTCATCAACACTCCTAGAACTAAAGATTCCCTCGCTGGAATCATACACAGCATAGCCACCACAAAGGTCCCCAGAATCTTTCCTGCACATGCCATCGACAGCACTAGCGGGCAATTTTTCAAAGGTTggcaactgaaaaaaaaaaaaaattcaaaaggagcgacttcaaatttatttattaaaagggAGTTTTTTTGGCTGATATGGAGGAGACAAAGAGCTGGTTGCTAGTATGGATGGCGttaacaaataaaaaattttaaaaaaaaatataattgctGAAAAGTAACTGCTTGCTACTTAGAATTACGTCTGGCTATTTGATGCTACCATAAGAAGCGTCAAACTATTTTTTGGTCTTTAAAAATATGTATTAATTACTTTAAGGTccctaaaaatttttttaattacaaaatatccatATATTTTACATAATAACtataaaatattataactatttataaataagcccttatatttttgtaattaataaacatataaggattaatttgtaaaattaaaaaaaattaatatttattatacataaaaaatttgaaaattgtacataaaattaataactatataatataaagaatttgagaatacaaatattgaaactatatttaaaatatttatacattacttttattattttatttattttaatttttaatttcatatttcacaaatattaatttaatatttataaattattttatttatttttaattaatttatttcaacaattatttattcatattttttattaattcatattaataatatttattgtaatttaatattttgttaaattAACAAATACTAAATAATACcaattttcaaatatatataaaatatttaatataattcattcactatattaattttattaatttgctaAATAAATATTAACGCTCTTttacatataaataatatttgtatttttaaatttttcatattatattgttattaattttatgtataattttcaaattttttatatacaataaatattaatttttaattttacaaattaatcattatatgtttattaattacaaaaatataaGAGCTTActtataaatagttataatatttaggattattttgtaaaatatatgaatgattttgtaattaaaaaaaattagagacaTTAAagtaattaatacaaatatttaaGGACCAAAAAGTAGTTGGATGCTTCTTAAAGTAGCGTCAAATAGCCAGACGCAACTCTAAGTAGCATCCAGCTACTTTTTAGCAATTGTACTTTTTTGTAATCTTTTATTTACTAGACGTTACCCATACTGGCAACCAGCTCTCTCTCTCCTTCAGGTCAACCAAAATACCCTATTTTAGTAAATAATTTTGAAGTCACTCTCTtttggcaattttttttttcagttgccACCCTTTGAAAAATTGCCCTAGCACTAGCAGTTCCCAAGCCTCAACCCCTCGGATTTTAGCCATGTCT
It encodes:
- the LOC131168906 gene encoding cation/H(+) antiporter 20-like; this translates as MQLNLTSIKTSSDGAWQGDNPLNHAFPLLILQTTLVLFSTRFLAFLLKPLRQPRVIAEIIGGILLGPSALGRNKHLFRLVFPSWSTPILESVASIGLLFYLFLVGLELDFSSIRQSGKRAFGIAIAGISLPFLFGIALSFFLRKAVHGEDKVGYGQYLLFMGVALSITAFPVLARILAELKLLTTQVGQTAMAAAAFNDVAAWILLALAVALAGNGSTGDSRSPLISLWVLISGVAFVAFMLVFVRPMMNWVAKKCSQPQDFLDEACICVTLAGVMLSGFMSDLIGIHAIFGAFVFGLTIPKEGEFARRLLIRIEDFVSGLLLPLYFASSGLKTDVTKIRGVEAWGVLVLVVSTACAGKILGTFVVAMLCMIPARESLALGVLMNTKGLVELIVLNIGKEKKILNDEMFAILVLMAIFTSLMTTPTVMAIYKPSRRACQAERQSPSDENSHGMTRILACIQGPQNVPALINLIDSTTSAKTSPLKLYVMHLVELTDRSSSIMMVQRTRKNGFPFINRFSPGTSKDQIEAAFEAYGHATPLTIRHSTSISALSTMHEDICHVAEDKRVAMIILPFHKQWREGEEDEDVGLKWREVNQNVLKNSPCSVAILVDCGFSGTDQEAYDGTDQEVGTATTIYRRVCILFLGGPDDRKALEVGARMAEHPAITVTLIRFQVQARLESRNSSNNFRDKEMDEVAVEELRRKCNGSVKYVEKDVNNVSEEVLNIGQSRAFDLFIVGREVSVAKLADNQAEHPELGLIGDILASSHNGMARSVLVIQQKPPTCQ